From a single Pseudorasbora parva isolate DD20220531a chromosome 15, ASM2467924v1, whole genome shotgun sequence genomic region:
- the mgat2 gene encoding alpha-1,6-mannosyl-glycoprotein 2-beta-N-acetylglucosaminyltransferase, with product MGNFILQIHSRIRRPRLSCVFYDNVLYQICWSRPFLHRQPAVLVSRFADRPEGRLPIMRFRIYKRKVVILTLVVVICGFAVWNSGKAKKAVFPKEVETGKRSSIVGQVQVTIPETRKPVNETLPEKQQVVAKPEIDNTTLVYRGIVFQLNFDQTLRNEEKFRNIRQKDDLVVVIQVHNRPEYLRLLVDSLRKAKGIENVLLIFSHDFWSLEINQIVASVDFCLVLQIFFPFSIQLYPQEFPGNDPRDCPRDIPKKDALTLGCINAEYPDSFGHYREAKFSQTKHHWWWKLHFVWDRVRVLKDHQGLLLLIEEDHYLAPDFQHLLKMMVSLKKEQCPDCDILSLGSYGHTGYSSKANKVEVKAWKSTEHNMGMVLNRDTYQKLLKCTDAFCTYDDYNWDWSLQFLTVACLPTFLKVMVSEAPRVFHAGDCGMHHKKSACMPSSQKTKIENILQSSGNQLFPKQLLITKRLPSSGSKGLAPHVKNGGWGDIRDHELCKSYLRLQ from the coding sequence ATGGGAAACTTTATCCTTCAAATACATTCCAGAATTAGACGACCAAGATTAAGCTGCGTTTTCTATGATAACGTTTTGTACCAAATCTGCTGGAGCAGACCTTTTTTGCATCGCCAACCTGCCGTCCTCGTCTCCAGATTCGCCGACCGTCCCGAAGGACGACTTCCTATCATGAGATTCCGAATTTACAAGCGGAAGGTGGTGATACTGACCCTAGTGGTGGTGATTTGTGGATTCGCCGTCTGGAATAGTGGGAAGGCGAAGAAGGCCGTGTTTCCAAAAGAGGTGGAGACGGGAAAGCGTAGCAGCATTGTTGGTCAGGTTCAGGTTACGATACCAGAAACTCGGAAACCCGTCAACGAGACTCTTCCGGAAAAACAGCAAGTCGTCGCAAAGCCCGAAATAGACAACACGACTCTAGTGTACCGAGGGATCGTATTTCAGCTCAATTTCGACCAGACCCTAAGAAACGAGGAAAAGTTTCGGAACATACGCCAAAAAGACGATCTTGTCGTCGTCATCCAGGTTCACAACCGTCCCGAATACCTACGTCTTTTGGTGGACAGCTTGAGAAAAGCGAAAGGAATCGAGAACGTCTTGCTGATATTCAGCCACGATTTCTGGTCTCTGGAGATCAACCAGATAGTCGCGTCCGTCGACTTCTGCTTGGTCCTTCAGATATTCTTCCCCTTTAGCATCCAACTTTATCCTCAAGAGTTCCCCGGTAATGATCCCAGAGATTGCCCTCGGGACATTCCCAAGAAAGACGCCTTAACATTAGGCTGCATAAACGCAGAGTACCCGGATTCCTTCGGACACTATCGGGAAGCCAAGTTCTCGCAGACCAAACATCATTGGTGGTGGAAGCTACATTTCGTATGGGATCGAGTTCGAGTGTTGAAAGATCACCAAGGACTTTTATTGCTCATTGAGGAGGACCACTACCTCGCTCCCGACTTTCAACACCTCCTTAAAATGATGGTGTCCCTAAAGAAGGAACAATGTCCTGATTGTGATATCTTATCTTTGGGAAGCTACGGACACACTGGCTACTCTAGCAAAGCCAACAAAGTGGAGGTGAAAGCGTGGAAGTCCACCGAGCATAATATGGGAATGGTGTTGAACCGGGATACGTACCAGAAACTCCTCAAATGCACCGATGCCTTCTGCACCTACGATGACTATAATTGGGATTGGTCGTTGCAGTTCCTTACGGTGGCCTGTTTGCCCACGTTCCTGAAGGTCATGGTGAGCGAAGCGCCACGCGTTTTCCACGCCGGAGATTGTGGCATGCATCACAAGAAGTCGGCTTGCATGCCAAGCAGCCAGAAAACCAAGATCGAGAACATTCTCCAGAGCAGCGGGAACCAATTGTTTCCAAAACAGCTCCTAATTACAAAGAGACTCCCATCTTCCGGGTCTAAAGGACTGGCTCCGCATGTCAAAAATGGAGGTTGGGGAGACATCAGGGATCATGAACTCTGCAAGAGCTACCTTCGATTACAGTGA